TCAATAGAGGTCAGGGGTCAGAAATTTGGTTTGGGTATTGGTAAGTGATTACAGGAAAAACTCAACTGCTTGGCGTTATAGGACATCCAGTAGAACACTCGTTGTCGCCAGCGATGCATAATGCTGCGATCGCGCATTTGGGACTTGATTATGTTTATTTGCCACTATCAGTGAAACCTGAAGCTTTAGCAACGGCAATAGCTGGGTTGGCAGCAATTAATTTCACAGGCTTTAATGTTACAATTCCGCACAAGCAAGCAATTCTACCTTTACTGTCAGAAATATCTCCTGTAGCTCAAGCAGTAGGAGCTGTTAATACAGTTTGGCGTCAAGGCGATGCTTGGGCAGGTACTAACACGGATATTGCAGGTTTTTTGGCTCCGCTACAAGCTCAAAATCGCGATTGGTGTAGTGCTGTAGCAGTAATTTTAGGCTATGGAGGAGCCGCGAGGGCAGTCGTAGCTGCGTGCGCTCAACTAGGTTGCCCAATAATTCATATTATTGGTCGTAACTGGCAAAAGCTACAGCAGTTTTACGCTAGTTGGAACGATGCGGATATCAGCAGTAAACTGCAAGTTCATGCTTGGGATAAACTACCACAATTGATTCCGCAAGCAACCTTATTAGTCAATACGACTCCTGTAGGAATGCATCCGCACGCTGAAGCCTCACCATTAAGTAATGCACAAATGAAGCTTTTGTCGCCGGAAGCGATCGCATACGATTTAATTTACACTCCCAGTCCTACCGAGTTTTTGCAACAAGCAGAAAAACAAGGCGCGATCGCCATCGATGGACGCGAAATGCTCGTTCAACAAGGAGCCGCAGCGCTACAAATTTGGTTAAAACAACCTGTACCAGTCGAGGTGATGCGTCAAGCATTGCATCAGCAACTACAGCGGGAGTAACGAGGTTTGACCTCTTAGTTCGTTCACGCTTGTGGCCAACGCCAATTATAGCGATTCCAACTGTACACGCCTTGAATTTCGTACTCTGCACCATTACTTAAGCGAACAATACAGCTCGTTGTAGTATGATTTCCTTCGCATGCTTCTTTGATTTGCAATACAGTGCAGCTATACCACTCGCGCTGACACGGACCTGTTTCTTGCACCCATTCCCATAAGCCATTTGATACTTCAATGCGATCGCCAACCTTTAGTCTTAAAGCTTCTTGCGCTTCACTTTCAGCATACTCGGCAATATGAACGGGTTTGATGCGATTGAGCCATTGCAAGCCGTAGCGATCGCGGATAAACTGTACTTTTCCTGAATCGCGACTCATTAACCAATCATTCAACAGTTGAATCTTCCAATCGCGATCTTGTTGTTGTTGTTCTTTAATATATTCCCAAAAGCTGCGACGTTCTTCGGCGGTGAGTTCTTGTAAGGGATTCGTCGCAGTTCCATCGAGAAGGGTGTCAGCTGAATTTTGCTGATAGGCGATCGCTTGGATGATAATTTCTTTTTGCTGTTCTGTGAGAGCGCAGCCAGCTGCTTCACAGTTTCTAAATGCTGCTTGCAGGGTTGCTTCGAGCTCTGCAGGGTTCATAGCAAGTTAAGTCGCGATTCCCTATTTTACGATAAAACCTGAATACAAAACTTTTAAAACGCTTGTCCCTTGGAAAATCTCAGCTTAAGCTGAGGTTGGTCACAATTACTTTTAGTGTTTAGTGTTGTTGTTTATGCATCGTGGTTTTACTGTTCTCCTCTTAACTTGTCTGATTGGGATCGCTACTTGTTTGTGGAGTCCCCCAGCATTAGCACTCACTCAAATCAAACTCTCTAATCTTACGTATCACGAGTGTCCTCAAGAACTCGCCGAAGGAGCAGTAACGAGTGGTGGTACTACAATGGCAGCCAACTGCTTTATTGTTACTGGAAAGGCCGAAAATGCTTCTAATAAACCAGTTTACGACGCTGATATTTTTGGCAGAATCTACGACGCTAACAATGAACCCGTTATGCAAAACCGCACTCGCTTGGGTTCGATTGCCGAAGTTCCACCAGGTGTTAGTGATTTTGAACTAAGAATTTCTGTACCGGCAAATCAGCCTACTCCTTTAAAGCTAAAGCAGTTTAAGGCAGCCGGTTTTAGCGGTCAAGTCCGACGGTAATTTCAGTAACCCAGCTTAGTAGTAAGCAAATGCTCCTGGCAAACCACCGATGAGGCTTCCTGCTACTTGTAATAGTAAAATAGCCAAAATCGGTGAGATATCAATTCCACCTAGTGGAGGAATGAATGAGCGAAACAGGTTGAGATAAGGATCGGTTATTTGGCTAATTGCAGCAAAAGGTTGCGAATACCAGTCAATATTGGGAAACCAGGTAAGGAGTACCCGAATAATGATGATATAAGTATAAATTGTAATAAACGTAACTAGCGTATTTGTCAGTAAGTAAATGGAACTCATAGATCGAGAGTGAGTTACTAAATTGTACTTCAACAAAGAATGATTTTAATTTAGCCGATATTAGCTCTTTTGGGATCTTTAGTAAGAAAGATCCGCCAATAATGTGTTGCTATGAGTCTTGGGGCGAGCGCTCGCTATCGGGCTGATTGCTGTTGACTTGTCCCAAGGTGAGGCGGACTTCATCAATTGTTTCATTGAGTTGAGCAATTTTATCTTCTAAACTACGCCGTGCAGTTTCAATACTCTGATCCGAGTAAGCCGCTTTGATTTGGCGACGCTTAAGACGATTGTTGTCTGATAGTTTTGAGTTGCGCTTTTCGGAGAATTCTCCCGTTACTTCATAGTTAGCATTTTGGCTAGCTAACAAAGCGCCAATCACACCTCCTACGATTCCTCCTACGATTGTGCCAGTTAGAAAACCACTAACAAACCCATCACGCTGATTCATGTCGATCTTGCCCTCTTGGAATGCGCTGTTGCTTATTCAAATGGTAGGCGATGTAGCCTTGTGTGGAGAGTCTAGATTAATCTTTTCTGGGTAAAGGCTTTTGTAGCAGTAGTCAAAATCGTCACTTTGACCTCTGACCCTAACATTATGTTCCAAACGTGCGATCGCCTGCATCGCCTAATCCAGGAACAATAAAGCCTTGTTCGTTAACAAACTCATCGACGGTTGCTGTGTAAATCACTAATCCAGGATAAGCTGCACCGATTTTTTGCAATGCTGGAGGAGCAACAACGACGGAAATAATCCGCGTCAAACTTGGATCGACTCCGCGTTTTTCTAATTCGGCTAAGGTCATCATAATCGAGCCTCCTGTCGCCAACATTGGCTCAGTAATTAAAACTCGCGTTTCTGGGGCAAACCGTTCGGGAAGTTTATTTAGGTAGCAACTAGCTTCTAAAGTTGTTTCGTCGCGTACCAAACCCAAGTGATAGACTGATGCTAATGGTAGCAACGTTTGCGCGCCTTCGAGCAAAGCTAATCCAGCGCGTAAAATTGGAACAACGGCGATCGGAACTTCAGGATTAATTAACGTGGCTGGCGCAGGTGCTAACGGAGTATCGATAGTTACTTCTTGCGTTGGTAGCCAATCTCGCACGGCTTCATAAGTCAACCAGCGCCCTAGTTCTGTCATGGCGCTTTTGAATAGAACCGACGGCGTCGCTGCATCGCGAGCAACGCCTAACCAATGCTTAATTAATGGATGGGGTGGAACATAAACACGCAATTGCAGCGTCATAGCTCGATCAAATGACTGGTAGGTACATTACTGGTCTGCATCATCATACTCTCTTCCAGCGCGGCTGGGGAGGTCATACGACTCGGACTGCTGCAAAAATCGCTAAAGTCGTAGCTGCTGGACAAAAGAACTCTCAAACTGTTGAAAATAATTTGCATTAACTATTGACAACATTTATCAATCAAGTTTATAGTGACATTCAGTGTTCTCCTCTCTTTTAAAGATCGGCAGACGGGGTTGGTCAGCAGTAGCAGACTGATCCCTATTTTTTTTGAAAGTGAACGGGCAGAAAATCTATGCGATTGATGGGATGATGGCTTTGGAGGGCTGAAAGCGCTAAAGAAGGCGCTCGCTGCGATTTTGAAACTCTATCAACCTTTGGCTGCCAAACTTAAAATTACCCCGTGCCTGAGAAGTCTGACAAAACCGTGAGAAATTTTTGCAAGAATTTAGAAAGAACTTCGCGTCAAACGCCAAAGCTAATTCTACAATCAAGGCTGGAAAGTTGATAACGGCGGTAATGAGTTAAGCATCTGCAGCTCAAACGGCTAAGGTTAAAGTCCTACCCTCCTGTAGTAATTGAGTAAAGAAATTTGCAGGAAGAGGGCGGCTGAAGTAGTAGCCTTGCACTTCGTCACACCCTCTAGTTTGCAGGTAATTTAATTGTTCTTGGGTTTCGACACCTTCGGCAATCACGCTTAAGTTGAGACTATGCGCGAGCGAAATGATAGCATCGACAATTGCGGCATCATCCGAGTCTACTACCAAGTCGCGTACAAAAGACCGATCGATTTTCAGCGTGTGAATCGGAAATCGTTTGAGATAGTTTAACGAAGAATAACCCGTACCAAAGTCATCAACCGAAAGCACAATTCCCATGCTGTGCAATTGTTGCATGATACTTATTGATTGTTGAATGTTATCAACCATCAAGCTTTCAGTGAGTTCGAGTTCAAGGTAACTGGGATCTAACCCTGTTGTATTGAGAACTTGAGTTACGGTTTCGACTAAATTTTGTTGCTTGAATTGACGCGCTGATAAATTAACTGCCATCTTCAATGCTGGAAATCCTTGGGCTTGCCATGCAAGGCTTTGCGCACAAGCAGTACGTAACACCCACTCACCAATTGGCACAATCAAGCCAGTCTCTTCAGCAATTGGAATAAATTTAGCTGGAGAAACTAAGCCGCGTGTGGGGTTTTGCCAGCGAATCAGTGTTTCTACACCAATGATCCGTCCGGTGTGCAAGGAAATTTGCGGTTGATAGTGCAAAAGGAGTTCTCCGCGATCAAGCGCGTAGTAGAGTTCATTTTCTAATGCTAGTCGTTCTTGTAAACTGTTATTAATGTCGGCTGAATAAAACTGATAGTTTGACCCTTGCCTTTGTGCTTGATGCATGGCTGTATCAGCATAGCTGATAAGATTTTCGACACTTGTGCTGTCATTGGGGTAGATGGCGATTCCTAAATTAGCGCCAGTCGTGATTTCGTGCTGGGCGATCGCAAAAGGTTTAGCAATCGCATGACATAGTTTTTCAGCTAGGGTGACAATGTCGTCAACAGCGCGCAGGTGAGTTTGCACGATCGCGAACGTGTTACTGCCAAAGCGTGCCAGAATGTCATTGTCACTCATGCAACTTATAAACCTTTGAGCCGCATTTCGTAGTAGAGCATCACCCGCTTGATAGCCTAATGTATCGTTAATATTTTTGAGGCGATTTAAGCGAAGTACAATAACCGCCAACATCTGGTGACTATTTTGGGCTTGTGCTACTGCCTGTTGCAAGCGATCGCGAAATAAATCGCGGTTTGGCAATCCTGTTAAGTCATCGTAGTTTGCCATGTAGTTGATGACTTGATCGAGTTTTTTCAGCGTATGTGCTGTATCTGCCATCAAAATCCCAGCTTCATCGGTAAATTCTGTTGGCAAATTTGGTAGTTGTCCGTGCAGTAAGTATTTTCTTAAACTTAAAAAGGTCAGCGATATTGGTGCGAGTAAATTATGTAAAGCGTATAGTGTTAGTCCTGTACCAATTAGAGTTGCTAATAGGGCAACGATCGTAATGTGCAACTTTAATTGCAGCGCAAAAGATGTTGAGTAAACGAAATAAATCAGTAAAGATAAAAGCGGTATATGCGTGCCGATAAAGGCAATTACCACGATCTTACCCTTATAACTTTTTAATAAGGGAAAACGCGATAAAAATGAGTATAATTGGAGGTTAGGAGAGCGCAATTTGGCAATTATTCCCATATTTTATATTTTTCAAGCTACTCGTTTATTCAAAATGCAAAATACTTCATGGGTGCATTGTTCCTAACTCAACAACTAATATCGCATTTCCATCAAATTTGTGAAGTTCAATTTGAGGTTACTTATTAATAATATTAATTAACCAGAATTTACTAAAAAAATATTTAAAATTGCTATAAACAGATAATTTTTATTAGTAATTAATTGTGTCAATTCAGCACTATTAAAACAGAAAGTGTATAGCCAGTATCTTAATCAAAAAAAAGTTTGGCTACCGCAGTGAAATTACTGAAAAACTTGAACTTCAAAAGTTTTGTAACTGCTAGACTTTGATTAAAGCTTGCAGTGTAGTTTGTAAATTTGTCAAACTGAGCGGTTTACTCAGATAACCATCTGCACCTGCAGCAAGACAGCGCTCGCGATCGCCTGTCATTGCCATTGCAGTCAGCGCTACGACTGGTACTGATTGCCAATAAGGACTAGATTTAAGTTGCTGGATTAGTTTAAATCCATCGACTTTAGGTAATTGGATATCCATGAGAATCAAGTCGGGTAAAGCTTTAGCAGTTGCAGCGTACAAGTGAATCGCTTCCATCATCGCCCGACCGTCTGGAATTAACTCGACTCTGTAACCTTGTAATTCCAGCATTTCGAGAATGAGAGCTTGGTTGTATGGCTGATCTTCTACAACCCAAATCCATTTTCCTTCGCCAGTGGCGATCGCGCCATCTTGCGCCGCAGAAGCTGCAACTTGATGCGGATGACGTGCGAGTTGCTGGCGCATTTCCGTTAACGGTAGCCAAACGCGAAAGGTACTTCCTTGATTTTCTACTGATTCTAGCGAAACCGTGCCACCATGAAGTTCTGCGAGCCGTTTTGTCAGTGCTAGCCCCAAGCCAGTTCCTTCGTGTTGCCGAGTTAAAGATGCATCGACTTGTTGAAAAGGACGAAATAGTAAATGCCACTTTTCGGGCGGAATACCAATTCCTGTGTCTTCTACGGCAATACACACATACGGCGTGCTTAAATTAATGGGACTGCAATCAGGTCGAAAAGTTTCTGATAGTAATTCATTGCCATACGCGATCCGATAACTTAGTTTAATCTGACCGCCTTCGGGTGTAAATTTAACCGCATTCGAGAGTAAGTTAATTAAAATCTGACGAACGCGACGCTCGTCTAAATTAGCGTGTTTTAAGCGAGCGTCCAAATCGAGAGAAAGTTTTAACCGCTTCTTATTGACGCGGGGCTGAATCATCTCCTGACATTGAAGACACAGATCGGGAATTGAGACAGGTTGTAATTCTAATTCAGCTTTACCTGATTCAATTTTCGATAAGTCGAGAATATCATTAATCAGTTGCAACAGGTGTTGACCGCTTTCTTCAATCACCTGCAAATATTTTGTTTGACGCGCAGTTAAAGACGCGATATCTTGGCGTAGCAGTAAATCGGAAAAACCTAAAATACTATTCAAAGGCGTGCGTAGTTCGTGCGACATCGAAGCTAAGAATTCGGACTTCAGCTGCGAGGCTTGCTCTAAATCTTGGTTAATTTGACGCAGGCGTTCTTGGGCTTGGGCGCGTTCAATTGCCACTCCGAGCATTCGACAAGCTGCCATGAGCATATCTTGCTGTGGGGCATCTTGTAACTTTTGCAAGCTGCGAGATTCTAGAGTTAGTACACCGATGATCGTGCCGTCGGCTGCGGGTATGGGGAAGATACCTAATTGACCGATCCCAGGGTGGCGAAATGCGGATACTGCTTTTGGGTGTTTGAAATAATCTTCAACGAATAGCGGTTTAGCCGTTTCCACGACTTGCCAAAGTAGTCCTTGTCCGTAGGGAATACCGCGATCGAGCAAGTTTGCCATTTCTGCTACGACAGCTTCGCCATACGTCGCCACAAATTGCCCAGAAATTTCATTAGTAAGGACGTGCGCTAAAGCCTCTTGCCCTCTACCGGAAATGACTTTGACATCACCAAACGCTGCTCCCATTGCTTGCACAAGATAGCTCAGTGCAAAATGTCCGATTTCTTGTAGTTCACTCGCCGGCTGAATGCGTTCCATCAAACCCAAAAGGAAGGCTTGTCGTTTGAGTTCGGCATTGAGATGCGCTTGAGAACGTCGGTGTTCGGTAATATCTAAAAAAGTAATGATGCTGCCGGCGTTGGATGTCTCGCTACAATAAACTTCTAGTGATGTTCCGTCGGTTTGCTCAACATAAATTGGAAAAATTGTCTCAGGCGATGCAGTGGCGCTGAGGAATTGAGCGTACTCTGTTTGCGACCAGTAGCCTTGCTTAACAATTTCCGCAAAAATTTCTTCGTAGTGGGGTTTTTGTTTGAGCCAGTCGGCGTATAACCCCCAATTTCGACAAAATTGTTGATTGAAGACAACAAGGCGATTTGTAGCATCAAACAACGCGATCGCTTCACCATGAGGATCGAGTTGTGCTTGCTGGCGACCATTGATATTGGGTTCTGATTCTGATGGCTGTGTTGGCGATTGCACCCGTAGTGGCAGCATTCTTTCGACAAGACGACAATTCTTGCTTAAGTTTATTTAAAAATCTATTGAAAAAGTTAATTACGTTTAATGATAAAAATTACATGAAATTTGTGATGCAAAACACAAAACTGAGAGTTTAGGCAATTCCTGCCGAAAATAGAGTCTTCCTTAATTAAACGCGGTAATTTCTCATCTCTCCTGCACCTTTGCCCCTTGGCTCCTCTACTTCTTCAGTTGCTCCAAGGGCTTTGAGCATAGCAATTTGAGCTTCAGTTAAGCCTGTGACACCAGTGATATTCATGCCTTCATAAGGGCGTTCGCTACGGATGGTGGTTATGCACTCGCCGGTATCGAGATTCCAAAGTTTGATTTTTTCTTCTTGTTCGCCACTTGCGAGGAGTTTTCCCTGAGGGTGAAAACTAACGGATGTGACGCGATCGCTATGTCCTTGTAAAGTTTGTAAACACTTACCTGTGCTGACTTCCCAAAGTTTCAATGTTTTATCATCGCTTGCACTGGCAAGGAGTTGTCCGTCAGGACTGAATGCAACTGACCAAACGCCATTGCTATGTCCTTGCAAGGTTTGTAAACATTCACCTGTGTCAACATTCCATAACTTTACAGTATAGTCGTCGCTCGCACTTGCTAGAATTTTGCCTTGCGGATGAAAAGCAACCGACCACACGCCGTTAGTATGTCCTTGGAGGACTTTGATACATTCTCCGGTAACAACGTCCCATAACCTAACAGTTACATCACCGCTACTTGCTAAAATCCTGTCCTGGGGATGAAACGCCACCGACCACACCCAGTTTGTATGTCCGACAAGCGTTCGCAGACAACGCCCTGTTGCTACATTCCATAACTTCACAGTACGATCGCCGCTAGCACTTGCTAATATGTTGTCTTGAGAATGAAAGGCAACGGACCATACCCAGTTTGTGTGTCCTTGCAATGTTCTCATCAGCTTACCTGTTGCAACGTTCCACAAATTAATTTTTTCGCTGGCGCTTGCGAGAATTTGCCCGTTGTGGCTAAAGGTCGTCGAAAGAATACCACGCGTATGCCCTTGAAAAGCTTTGACAACTTTACCTGTGTGGATGTCCCACAAGCGTACGGTGCGATCGCTACTTCCTGTAGCCAATAAGGTTCCGTCAGGACTAAAAACAACGACTCGAACGAGATTCGTGTAACCCGAGAGTGTTGTGAGCGCTTTACCTGTTTCTACGTCCCATAGTCTTAACAAGCGATCGTCACCACCACTAACTAAAGTTTGTCCATTAGAACTAAACGCAATTGCCCAAACCCGACTTGCGTGTCCTTGCAGAGTTTTTATGCATTGTCCGGTGGTCAAATTCCATAACTTAATCGTTTTGTCGTGACTGCCACTTGCAAGTGTTTGGCGATCCGGGCTAAATGCTAAGCTTTGAACTAGATAGGTATGTCCTTGTAAGCACAAGCAGCTGCTGCTATTAATATCCCAAAGTGTAACGTTGCCATCATCACTACCACTGGCGAGCAGCGTACCATCAAGATTAAAAGCGATCGCGCGGATTGGCTGCGTCGATTCGGTTGATTGGATAACTTGACCGTTAGTCACATCCCATAACTTGATACTTCCGTCATTGCTACCACTTGCTAAGATTGTTCCTTGTGGATTAAAGCTGACAGACTCAACGCGATTGGTGTGTCCTAAGAAAGATTGTCGAACTTCACCTGTGGTAACGTCCCAAAGTTTGACAGTGCAATCGTCGCTTCCTGTTGCTAATGTTTTACCATCAGGGCTAAAAGCAAGTGACCATACCCAACTTGTATGTCCTTGTAGCGTTCGCAATAGTTCACCTGTGCGTGCGTCCCAAAGTTTGACAGTGCGATCGTCGCTTCCTGTTGCTAAAATCGTGCCGTCAGGACTAAATGATATGGCTAAAATCCAGCGGATATGACCTTTCCATGTTGAAATAGGTTTCATGTCTGCAACGCGCCACAAGCGAATTTGCCCCGCTTCTCCCGCAGTCGCAATGATTTCTCTGTCTGGGCTGTAGGTCAGTGCTAAAATGCAACCGAAGTTTTCGCTAAATGCAGAGTTGGTTAAATCTGCGTGTTGCAAGTTAACGTGCTGCAAGTTAGCGTTTTTGAGATAAGCTTGCCAAACACTCATCTCTGAAAAGTCGTAGTGACTTAAATCAGTTTGCAAGTGAATGAGTAAGTTAAGAATGTTTCCGCCACCGTATCCGGAAGCAACTGATATCCGCAGTTCATGGAGAATGCGATCGAGATGTTCTGCAATTCTTTTTTTATTTCTGAAGCTTGCGAGAAGTTTATCGACTAATGGTTGAACGAGCAGTCGCGCTTGCGCATCGCGAATGTAATCTTTCGTTTGTGCTTTAATTAACGCATGGCTATTGAAAAGTTGAATATTTATTGTTGTAATTTCATCACAGATTTGAGTCACGAATTGATCGGTGACGTATTCCATCACTACTGGTTGTTGCGTGAAGCTTGCAGTATTTTTGAGTGTTA
This sequence is a window from Chroococcidiopsis sp. TS-821. Protein-coding genes within it:
- a CDS encoding NB-ARC domain-containing protein → MNVEEAIDVVEQLLEEGRLNKAQEIVFRQSWEGKSYMEIAKASGYDTGYIKDTGSHLWQLLTKVFGKKVTKNNFQSVVLRYAKVVPKELNNLTTVKWRASTTSETILPKVSSLHSLSTKLVPIQNKTTIKHDWGDAPDVSIFYGRTEELATLQQWIVADRCRLVALLGMGGIGKTSVSVKLAQQLQGDFEYIIWRSLRNAPPIQDLLTSLILFFSNQQETIDDLPESTEAKISHLIDYLRTARCLLILDNAETILRQGERAGYYLEGYEEYGQLLRCIAQTPHQSCAILTSREKPRGLASYEGITLPVRSLHLNGLTEVEAKEIFQAKGLVCSTRQQQLLLEHYRGNPLALKIVATNIQELFDGDVAQFLAQGTAVFGDIWDLLAQQFTRLSVAEQQIMYWLAINREPVTLAELKQDILPLISPREVLEALESLQQRSLIEKATSITLKNTASFTQQPVVMEYVTDQFVTQICDEITTINIQLFNSHALIKAQTKDYIRDAQARLLVQPLVDKLLASFRNKKRIAEHLDRILHELRISVASGYGGGNILNLLIHLQTDLSHYDFSEMSVWQAYLKNANLQHVNLQHADLTNSAFSENFGCILALTYSPDREIIATAGEAGQIRLWRVADMKPISTWKGHIRWILAISFSPDGTILATGSDDRTVKLWDARTGELLRTLQGHTSWVWSLAFSPDGKTLATGSDDCTVKLWDVTTGEVRQSFLGHTNRVESVSFNPQGTILASGSNDGSIKLWDVTNGQVIQSTESTQPIRAIAFNLDGTLLASGSDDGNVTLWDINSSSCLCLQGHTYLVQSLAFSPDRQTLASGSHDKTIKLWNLTTGQCIKTLQGHASRVWAIAFSSNGQTLVSGGDDRLLRLWDVETGKALTTLSGYTNLVRVVVFSPDGTLLATGSSDRTVRLWDIHTGKVVKAFQGHTRGILSTTFSHNGQILASASEKINLWNVATGKLMRTLQGHTNWVWSVAFHSQDNILASASGDRTVKLWNVATGRCLRTLVGHTNWVWSVAFHPQDRILASSGDVTVRLWDVVTGECIKVLQGHTNGVWSVAFHPQGKILASASDDYTVKLWNVDTGECLQTLQGHSNGVWSVAFSPDGQLLASASDDKTLKLWEVSTGKCLQTLQGHSDRVTSVSFHPQGKLLASGEQEEKIKLWNLDTGECITTIRSERPYEGMNITGVTGLTEAQIAMLKALGATEEVEEPRGKGAGEMRNYRV
- the upp gene encoding uracil phosphoribosyltransferase, with amino-acid sequence MTLQLRVYVPPHPLIKHWLGVARDAATPSVLFKSAMTELGRWLTYEAVRDWLPTQEVTIDTPLAPAPATLINPEVPIAVVPILRAGLALLEGAQTLLPLASVYHLGLVRDETTLEASCYLNKLPERFAPETRVLITEPMLATGGSIMMTLAELEKRGVDPSLTRIISVVVAPPALQKIGAAYPGLVIYTATVDEFVNEQGFIVPGLGDAGDRTFGT
- a CDS encoding YggT family protein, producing the protein MYLLTNTLVTFITIYTYIIIIRVLLTWFPNIDWYSQPFAAISQITDPYLNLFRSFIPPLGGIDISPILAILLLQVAGSLIGGLPGAFAYY
- a CDS encoding shikimate dehydrogenase, producing the protein MITGKTQLLGVIGHPVEHSLSPAMHNAAIAHLGLDYVYLPLSVKPEALATAIAGLAAINFTGFNVTIPHKQAILPLLSEISPVAQAVGAVNTVWRQGDAWAGTNTDIAGFLAPLQAQNRDWCSAVAVILGYGGAARAVVAACAQLGCPIIHIIGRNWQKLQQFYASWNDADISSKLQVHAWDKLPQLIPQATLLVNTTPVGMHPHAEASPLSNAQMKLLSPEAIAYDLIYTPSPTEFLQQAEKQGAIAIDGREMLVQQGAAALQIWLKQPVPVEVMRQALHQQLQRE
- a CDS encoding bifunctional diguanylate cyclase/phosphodiesterase, giving the protein MVIAFIGTHIPLLSLLIYFVYSTSFALQLKLHITIVALLATLIGTGLTLYALHNLLAPISLTFLSLRKYLLHGQLPNLPTEFTDEAGILMADTAHTLKKLDQVINYMANYDDLTGLPNRDLFRDRLQQAVAQAQNSHQMLAVIVLRLNRLKNINDTLGYQAGDALLRNAAQRFISCMSDNDILARFGSNTFAIVQTHLRAVDDIVTLAEKLCHAIAKPFAIAQHEITTGANLGIAIYPNDSTSVENLISYADTAMHQAQRQGSNYQFYSADINNSLQERLALENELYYALDRGELLLHYQPQISLHTGRIIGVETLIRWQNPTRGLVSPAKFIPIAEETGLIVPIGEWVLRTACAQSLAWQAQGFPALKMAVNLSARQFKQQNLVETVTQVLNTTGLDPSYLELELTESLMVDNIQQSISIMQQLHSMGIVLSVDDFGTGYSSLNYLKRFPIHTLKIDRSFVRDLVVDSDDAAIVDAIISLAHSLNLSVIAEGVETQEQLNYLQTRGCDEVQGYYFSRPLPANFFTQLLQEGRTLTLAV
- a CDS encoding ATP-binding protein translates to MLPLRVQSPTQPSESEPNINGRQQAQLDPHGEAIALFDATNRLVVFNQQFCRNWGLYADWLKQKPHYEEIFAEIVKQGYWSQTEYAQFLSATASPETIFPIYVEQTDGTSLEVYCSETSNAGSIITFLDITEHRRSQAHLNAELKRQAFLLGLMERIQPASELQEIGHFALSYLVQAMGAAFGDVKVISGRGQEALAHVLTNEISGQFVATYGEAVVAEMANLLDRGIPYGQGLLWQVVETAKPLFVEDYFKHPKAVSAFRHPGIGQLGIFPIPAADGTIIGVLTLESRSLQKLQDAPQQDMLMAACRMLGVAIERAQAQERLRQINQDLEQASQLKSEFLASMSHELRTPLNSILGFSDLLLRQDIASLTARQTKYLQVIEESGQHLLQLINDILDLSKIESGKAELELQPVSIPDLCLQCQEMIQPRVNKKRLKLSLDLDARLKHANLDERRVRQILINLLSNAVKFTPEGGQIKLSYRIAYGNELLSETFRPDCSPINLSTPYVCIAVEDTGIGIPPEKWHLLFRPFQQVDASLTRQHEGTGLGLALTKRLAELHGGTVSLESVENQGSTFRVWLPLTEMRQQLARHPHQVAASAAQDGAIATGEGKWIWVVEDQPYNQALILEMLELQGYRVELIPDGRAMMEAIHLYAATAKALPDLILMDIQLPKVDGFKLIQQLKSSPYWQSVPVVALTAMAMTGDRERCLAAGADGYLSKPLSLTNLQTTLQALIKV